One Bactrocera neohumeralis isolate Rockhampton unplaced genomic scaffold, APGP_CSIRO_Bneo_wtdbg2-racon-allhic-juicebox.fasta_v2 ctg5496, whole genome shotgun sequence genomic region harbors:
- the LOC126767330 gene encoding translation initiation factor IF-2-like — MPPGRKRRTKTLAGSGESAASTVVDDSTSGGEGEVTGSTVRSPPRSKARLGSPRKEGGSEECSGSAYVATTGKAVARLGSPRQVGGSEGGSGSCGGGGSANVATAVKAVARTGSPPHEGEIEGGSGSRGGRASVTTAEKTVAQPSMTVGKETGAGRAKEAAKKREYSHGAVVVGGGEVSHVAAAKLLRGSLTRSMPALSAPMPAPPAPVLEAITPVAPKPVETWSVVDRSKGPATSSNEVIKKVVKE, encoded by the exons ATGCCTCCTGGACGGAAGAGGAGGACGAAGACCCTCGCTGGAAGCGGAGAATCCGCCGCTTCTACAGTCGTGGATGATTCCACGTCGGGTGGCGAGGGTGAAGTGACGGGATCGACGGTTAGGTCTCCACCGAGGAGTAAGGCGCGTTTGGGGTCGCCGCGTAAAGAGGGCGGAAGCGAGGAGTGTAGTGGGAGTGCCTATGTGGCCACTACTGGTAAAGCGGTTGCGCGTTTGGGGTCGCCGCGCCAAGTCGGCGGAAGTGAGGGTGGGAGCGGGAGTTGTGGCGGTGGCGGAAGTGCCAATGTGGCCACCGCTGTCAAAGCGGTTGCACGTACGGGGTCGCCGCCTCATGAAGGGGAAATCGAGGGAGGGAGCGGAAGTCGTGGTGGGAGGGCCAGTGTAACCACTGCAGAGAAAACGGTTGCTCAACCGTCAATGACGGTTGGGAAAGAAACGGGTGCCGGGCGTGCCAAAGAGGCCGCAAAAAAGCGGGAGTATTCGCATGGAGCAGTTGTTGTTGGGGGTGGGGAAGTCAGCCATGTTGCGGCTGCTAAACTATTACGGGGGAGCTTAACGAG GTCAATGCCGGCTCTGTCGGCACCGATGCCTGCGCCTCCAGCACCTGTGCTGGAAGCAATAACACCGGTGGCGCCGAAGCCTGTGGAGACTTGGTCGGTCGTTGACAGGAGTAAGGGGCCTGCAACTTCCTCTAATGAGGTGATCAAGAAAGTGGTGAAGGAG